The genomic stretch ttggtaactttttttttttacacttatttgagtattttgagtaaaaataaaccacattttggttccgcacTCTCTTTAGTAATATGCTTGACAGGGAATTTCCAGTTTAGTTGCTATTTTGCTGAGGTGTGCGTGCACGCGCGTGTGTAGAGGATTGGTGGGAGGTGACACCAAATCTGTTACTAGTAAGTATCCCAAATGCAACCAAATTTTTGGAACAATCCGTTTCTGGAATAGCACATAGTTTTGAGCTCAAACTGTGTACTTCTATGCACACTCAGTTATTTCTTTTATTGTTACTTATTTGCTTAATAGCTTATTGTTTTTTTGTTATTCTATATGAGGCATATCTGGGCCCTCTGTTGTTTGGGTTATAGTCCTTCAATATTGAAAGTATTACTTTTTCCCAGCTTATGATAAGAGTTCATTGTACTTGCTGCAGCTGTTGCAGCTCATTTATGATGTGGGCTTTATATAAGCATTGTTATGTCACTCTCAACATGGGGCTTTGATGTTAATCAAAATGTTTTGGAAGAACTATttcctccgttttaatttatatGACATAATTTGACTCGACAAGGAGTTCAAGGGAAAAAAACACTAGTTTTGAAACTTATGGTATTAAAACCTTAAAGCGTAAAAGCTTTTGTGTGGCTatataaaataacatcaaaagtATTGGTTTCCGAAGATGTAATGTCTAATGTTTTTTCACCCGGAATATTAGTTCTTTTTTCTCTGATAGATGGTCAGAACTGCCCCTCGGATTATTTAATAATTCCACTCACCCACAATTTTCTAGTTCAAGCTTTGTGGAATAGTACTCACTATCTCCTTTGGCCCTCAATGATTGAATCAAGATTGATTCTTTTCCTCTTGTCACAATCAATAATAAGTTGTTTATCATGACTCCATATCTGCCCTACCAATTTGGGTATGTATTTTTCTGCTTTTATTCTCAGAGCACATGTCTTAGAGCTACAATTACATGTGAGCTTGTGGTCATCTTAAATTATCTGAGTACTAATTGGTACAGGTTGTTATATACATCCAATATTCAATCATTGATCACACCCCTATAAATCACGAGTAAAGTTATTTTCATGTGACCTATAGGTTACGGGTTCGAGTCATGGAAGCAGTCACTAATACTTGCAATTAAGGTCACAACCTCAGGGGTGCGTCCCTTCTCCAGACCCTACGTGAATGCAAAATGCTTTGTGCACCATGCTGCCCTAATCTCTGTTAACCGTCCACATGTGATTTGAACAATAGTTAGTAAAATGATTTGCTTTGTACTAAAAAAGTAATACTATAAGATTTGCTTCAGTTAGTCTTGAGATACAACTAGCATCAGATTTGTGATCTCTTAATTTGCTAAATATTACTTAGTATTTCTTTTCCAACTTAATTTGCTGTATATGGATGAGTTAGTTTAGATACTTTTATTTCCCTTATTTTCTCTATCTACTGACAGATTATTCTAGATTTTCCGCAGTTTGACTAAACATCTTAACATGACTTTCAGTTGGCATGAAAATTTCTAAGGGAATTTTTCTAAGTGGTCGTTAAATATTGTAATATTTTCTTAACTTTGACCTAAGATGTGAATGTAGGAATGCCAGATTCAGTCAAAAATCTTTACTCTTATTTAGTCTACTCTTGTTGCAACACCCTGCTGTTTCtttaaatagaaaaaaaaaagaaaaaaaaaggaaatggaCTATATATATTTGAGAACAAAATCATGACTAGATTTTATATTCTTGGATGCTGATACTGATTAAAAATTCTTGAATGCTGGACCTTTTACTGTGTTGAATGAACTGAATTTTATTCAGTATGAACTGTGATTTTTTCTATGTTTGTTTCTTGGATTACTAATTTATCTTTAATGCAAGTTCAAGCTATTAATGCTTAGACTGGTGGTTCTATATATTAACTTCTAGTATCTTTTTGCTGCGTAACCTTGTAGCAAAAAGAACTGTAACTGTTATGTCATATATGTTCTTGCTTCTAAAAACTTTGATTTTCCTTGAGATTCCGAGAAGAGGGCATcccggtgcacaaagcatcccaTGTTTTAcgcagggttcggggaagggcaGGACCCAAAAGGGTGTGGTGTAAGCAGTCTACCCTGATGCAACATTAATGGTTGATTCCACAGCTCGAACCTACGACCTATTGGTCATAGGGAGAGCCCAAAAGGAATTTATGAATAATATGATCAGGCCATAGTTAAAGAATTTGGCTATCCATTTTCAAGGACAACAAAAAGTAGAAATGACACAACATAACCACTCTAAACGACTGTTATTTAAGAATTAGCCGGTGTGTTCCGAATTTCAATTTTTCAGTTTAAATTTTTGGGAAAAAAATGTACTGAATTATCCTTAATATTTTAGATTTAAAACTTCAGAACAAAAATAAGTACGGACTAATCTCTAAATAGCATTCCTGAAAATGGCTATCTGTGCACTTAGCCCCAACGAAAAATGGTTAAGATTGCACCTTTGTGCTTTGCTTGAAGGCTTTGCACATAAGTAGTTTACAACTCTTGCCTAACAAGAGGAAAAAAAACAAACTAAAATGAAATTCTAAGCTCTAATCTTAACTTTAGGATGCTACTTCTTGATATCTTAAATTATTCAATTGAGAAGTTACATCAACAAAGGCTTTCACATTACACGGAATTGTTAAACCGCCCATTGAATGATGAAAGCCAAATTCTTCTTCTGCTTGCCTTAATAACTTCTGGAAAGAAGGATGATTCAGGTATGTTATTGGCACGACGTATCGTTTCTTCTCTATCTCTCCCACGTAAACTGCAAAATGTCCTTTTGGAACATCTGAATGACTCCTTGTTAAAACAGACTGTAGTTTGTGTATTTGCTTGGCACTGGAAATCATTGGTAATAAACGAAATCCCATGGTTTCTCTTGATATGTATGTAGTGGTGTTTGATGTATTTAGACTGATAAAGACTGGTTTTCGAGTTGAAATTTATGGTGAAGTTTGTATTGGAAAGATTATATTTATATAGTAGTTGTTTGCATTTGTATTGCCACCCTATGTCAGCTGTTGTCATGGGCAATGGGTCATATATTCTGGGCTACTCACATGGCTTTGGTCATATATAACTCAATTAAAAATGCACTATCCTTAATGCCATGTGCATCAGCATGAAGTGGCGCTAATACTGAAGTTACTGAACTTCAATATTTGAAATATTTTGTGAAATATTGAAAAAATTGTTTGAAGAGTATTTCGAGTGAAACAATGGGCGTTGATTCACAAAGctttaatttcttctttttttcaattaaaatttATGTTCAAACACATCTTCATGTCAACTTCTAGATTCATTTTCTCGACTTTAAGTTTTAATTATTGGATTCAATCAACTCAAAGATACTCGATCCAAGCTCTAAGGGTATGAAAACTGAGCCCCGCACCATCATCCTGCCATCAACATATTCATCCCGCTGAACCTGGGCTCTAATATCAGTTGTTGGACTAAACCGTTCCACTGCTATCACCATACTCATCCCCCGAACTTGGATTTTGATACCATTTGTTGGACTAAAACGACCCACATTATGATCTTAACATAGTGTGAGTTTATCCTCTTTGGGCCAAGCCTATACAGTTTTCTCATAAAAAACCTCAAATTATTAAGAGATCCATATACCTTGTATATAGGTGTGAGACTTTATTTGCACGCG from Nicotiana sylvestris chromosome 12, ASM39365v2, whole genome shotgun sequence encodes the following:
- the LOC104216899 gene encoding auxin-responsive protein SAUR22-like; amino-acid sequence: MGFRLLPMISSAKQIHKLQSVLTRSHSDVPKGHFAVYVGEIEKKRYVVPITYLNHPSFQKLLRQAEEEFGFHHSMGGLTIPCNVKAFVDARVVNYLCAKPSSKAQRCNLNHFSLGLSAQIAIFRNAI